The nucleotide sequence AGCCGCTCATAGGCTAGGGTGGGCACTAGATCAGTAAACAATTTGGGGTAAACAAATTTTTGGTGCTAATCCATATGAAGTTCACCTATTTAGTGAAAATTAGCTCACCCCGGATAACTAAAAGTCGGATTATATGTCACTTTCGTGAAAATTTCTGACTCCGTTCTTGGTTAACTACTAATTATACGTTTTATATGTCACTTGAGAGGTTTCGGTTGAGAATGAAATGCGGCAACTTTGAAAGAGTAAGCGAAATTTGTTTTATACAAATAAATATCTGAGACCAAATCAATAATAATTATGTATTGCGACCCACACCATACTATAAACCAATGTATCTATCCACTCCTTGTGAGCATATTAAGATTGCaatgtgagaaagaaagaggaagttTCTTATTGTTTATGATTTATCTACTCCTTTTGCATGACTTATTCTTTGGaaactttaaattattttatcctAAGTTTTTATTTCTATGAAAAACTTGTTATATGAGACAACGGAGAGAATTTTCAGTATGCCCAAACACGGGATGTATTACTCCATGTTTCAGGCACATTCAAGAATTGCTCGTGTTGTCTAAttatgaccttttttttttttaactttaacgaaaagttctcggtactgttcattttagcgaaaaaccatatttttacactaaaaaatcaatcctggtattattcactttaccttttattttgtcattatcgttaaaactcaaagttttcaaactcttttcattagttttcctttttttttttttccagacaaGCAGAAACTACATAATTTTGAACTTTTCTTTTCCAGTGtagcagatttttttttttttttttttaaaattttttttaatgcactGGCTGGCAttactgtttttttctttttgttcttgctGTAAACGATTCGGCGTTTATTATAAGAATGAACAATGGAAGTCTTCCATATGATCCATGAACAGTGACATAATTTCCTCGTGCTTTAGTGAATACGAATCCGGAAGAGACTCTTTTTTCCCGTCGTTTATCCAATGGTACTTCTTAGAAAAGTGATTTCTAAGAAGCAAAACTGATATACATTTCATCATATGGATACACTTGATAAGCAACGGCTAGCTGCTAGCATATAATTTACGAAACTCAAGAGTCAGTTCAGTTACAGTGTTTGTACTTTGACGGAGATTCAATAACCAAGCTCTGAACTCCGACTGCTGCTGCTGCCCCGGTCTGCTCAATCATTATTTTAAAACCAGAAGCAATGATGCAGAAGAAATTGATAGTATCAAGAATTGCAAACGAGACCAACCTTGCGCTCCAACGTGCTGTAACAGTATACATAAGGAAACCAATGAGATGAGCAAGCTCTTCCAATAATATAGTAATTCAGTAATAAAAATCGTTTAATGTGTTTAGCAAGACCACAACTGCTGAAACTCAAAACATGTTATACAAGGCAAAATGCTTTCGTGATGAAAATCTCATAAATTCCTTTAGACTTCAGAGGATAGCAAAGACGTGCATCTTAACATTGAGGTTGATATCCTACTGTTCAGTTTATTAGGCACCTCTTCTTGGTGAAGGTGCTCAATCACTTCCTTATTGGCGGCTAAGTACTACTGTTTTAATTCTAATACCGAAATGCCTTTATATGTTTCGTATGCATGTAACCCTATTTCTAAGGGCAATGATCAAAGCAACGCAATGACAATTTAAGGTAAAGTAATGGGATTTGAAATTAATCATTGTTTCTTCAAACCAATATTTCATTTACTTTTACGAAAAACTCAGAACAAGCAACCGAATCACCAAGAAACAAGCATTCAAATGACTTTTATGGAAGGTAAGGGAATTTGTACCTTTGAAGATAAAAGCAATGAATCTGCAGACGATGATACAAGTCCATGATACCCAATATCATATGCAATGGTCCCATCAGGCTTGAACAGTCCAAAATTTCGTTCAGAGGTTGCACCAGTTTTCAAGTTCTCATTAAATAATGCAAAAATGTATGCCTTCACTACAAACTTTGGCCGCATAGGGGTCCCTTTTTTCTTTGCTAGCCTTTTACGTAGATTATAATTGTATGTCCTTGCATTATTTACAGTAGCTGCAGCTTCATTGTCACCTCCATGTGAAGCCCACCCTGTCTCTGTAACAATAACTTCCATCTTTTTGAACCCAGCATCTTCCAATGCTGCATAGGCTGCATCAATCTGAGCATCGAGCATATTATCGTAATGAAGGTCAGTTTTTGGATCAGAAATTCCCTGAGTTTTCTGGAAAAGAGCATAATTAATATCAATATTCTCCGGATCACTCATGTAAGCAAGGAACGGGTAAGCATTTAAACAGAAGGGAGATCCAATTTCTGAGAAGAACTCCAAAAGTGGCTTCATGTACTGCTGCTTAACAGTATCTTTAAATATACATGAAGAGGGAGGATAAGAATTAGCAAAAACGGCCTGTGAATGTGCAGTCGTAATCTGAACTACATCAGTTAATCCTAGCTTCTTGGTTGCATTGTAGATGTTTTTAACTGTGCCCAAAAGAGCTGCCCACAATTCATAATCACCCCCACCTAGAACTTCATTGCCCACAGCAATCCCGCGGATGTGTGTCTCGGGAAGGAATGCCTGCACAttctctttaacccaatccatTGCATGATCCTCATTGGCACTCATGTCTTTCAGGTACCCATTTGGAAGTCCGACCACTAATTCAAGCCCAGTCCCGCTAAAGGCCTTGAGAACACTGTGATCAGCATCATATATCCTGACATTCTTTATCTTTGCTGCTCTGAGAAGAGTAGCAACTTTATCAGGAGAAGGGATGTTATCTGCAATTCTACCATAATTGATTCCGTATGCTCCTGTGAATGCTTGCACTGCCACGGATGCTGGGAAAGAACAGAAACAGCACCATCAATCATGTGGTCAAGAGGTACTGAGAGACGATGGCAAACATATAAAGTTCTATATTTACACTCAAACTAACATTACAATCTACTCTAGTGAACCACGCAAATGGAATAATCCAACTGAACATCACTAACTTTCATGATACTGTGATATAAAGAGTAGATCTTGATTTATTTATCTTGCTCAATATTCTGATAAACTGTTAAGACTGTAGTATCATCTAAATTAACATTCAAAAGTACGAGTCCATCAACTGGAAAATTTACAGATTGTTCATAACCATGATTAGTTCAAGAGAATTTATAATATACAATACGAATTATTCATGTACTAATCCCTCTGAATAGGtataaggaaaaaaattgttgaTAAGCAGGACAAGTATCTTTTGTCAACCTGTATAATCAAGAAAAAGTTTATTCTATTTGGGCAAAAATAGACTAAAAGCTGGCGGTGAGCCACAATAACATTGATTTTGCACATAATCCCTCACCACACAAGACAAAATTCGTATCAAATAAGCCAAACAAATTCATGCATTCCTACAAATGTAAATGGTATCACTAGACGGTGAGGAAAGAGAAAGGGCCTTTCAACCTCTGCTTGAGTTCCTCTTTTTTATGGTTATGGTCTTTCTCAAGGCGCTACCTACCTACAAGGCAAGATTAATTGAACCTTCACCTTAAACTGCGACGGGTCTAAATGCAGGCACTTCAGGCAGTAGTTGTTATAGATCAATCCATGGGAATCGTAACTATGTTTCAAGTAGTCATGCTATCAAATCAATACCAGAACAAGGTTCTACAGTATTGTTTGTTTTcaagaatttaaaaacaaaaaaaaaacacaaacccaGAATTCAAAATCTTTTTCACTAAGGAAACTACAAAAAGCAGCTTCAGATAACCAATAAAGGAGAAAGCCAATCAATCCTCACTTACAACACACACAGATAGAGACCCAATTATCAAGATTTACCAATGTTTCCAACAGAAAGCAATCAATAGAATACAAACCTATCATCGAGCAAACCAAGTCAAGAATTACTAAAACATCCAAACCCAATTTCCAAAAATCAAGCTTTTCCACTATAAACAATCACagacacatacacacacacacacaacagtTCTATAACCATCCaattcatcaaattcaagcagATAACAGTCAAAACTCTAAACCCAACTtcacaaatcaattaaaaaaacaacaatCTATGATCAAATTCAGatcaaagaaagaaatttaCCAATTGGAGGGAAGAACACCAGGAAGATGAGAAAAAGCCGAGCAAAAATACAGAAGCTTTTCATGGTCACAGACAAAAACCCACCAAGAAAAGATTCAATCTTTGGTAAATATCCAAAAGCAGAGACCCTTCAAATTCAATGCagtgcttcttcttcctcaggCATGCCATAAGACATCAATGTCTAAATACCCCGTACTCTTTTCCCTCCATCCTTGCCCTCATCTGGCAGAAAGGAAGCTCCCTTGATAAGAAAAGTAGGATtggagaaggagaagatgaaCAAAACGTGGGTTTTGAACGTCGTTTTGGGAGGATCAAAGGGAAAAGGGGTTCGGGTTTTGGGCGGTTTGCTGCTTTTATCGAATCCGTTTGATGGTGTGTGTGAGTGTTTTGCTTACGACTCTTTGCTCTAAttggttttttgggtttttctgcTGTCCACTTTGGACTTTCACTTTATTGGGGCAGAATTCTGCCTGACTACTTTTCTACTCCCAATTGTAAAATAGGAGGATGCCACGTGTACATCAACTTGTTTGTCTCTGTAATCTCACGCGCATGCTTTAGAAAAAGCTTTACCACCTGTGTACGAAGTCACGTCGTAAGTTATTTACCATgttacttttcattttttaatgatAAACATATTTTAATACGTAATTGGAACAGagatggattgtctgccctcacCTCCCCATGCTTTCCCCATGCCCttctattttgtgcggtcacggttaaactaCGTCAACATTTACTTTttctcttattatttttataaaaaaattaatataaaatattaacgtgacttaaccgtgaccgcacaaaataggagGGCATGGGAAGGGTAAGGGAAGGGGAGGGAAGACAATCCATCTCCAATTGGACATCGATAGTATTAATAATATGAAAAGCATTTTGATAATCGAGAATGTATCTATATTTCTTGAAATTGAATGATCGAATTAGTCACATGGTTAGATGGGTTTCTTAGAGGATGATCATATTTACCCTATTAATCAATTTAATTATCGGTTTCATTTTAAGAAGAGAATGTTGATGCTTTTATCACGACAATACACATTTGTGACGGCAAAAAAAACTCACAGAAGCATTTTAGTTTCTCTCTAATCTCATCATGTGATTCACCAAAGTAaaaaaatcgaacttaaaacaTATTGTGTAGAATACTAGAGAGAGGCTTGATTAATTATCCTTTTCTTTATAAGGTTTATTTATAAGAAACATGGCTTTACCGCTCTCATTCTTCCCTTCCTAGACCCACAACACCGACCTTGGTCGTCAGCAGATTCGGAACCATGATCAGTGGTATTGGTGATGAGGACctactttaaatttatatatatattctactaAAAACAAGGAGCAAAACATAACTCTAACCACAAAAACATGAAAAGctaatttagaaaaataattggACTATTGTTTGGTGAATTATTGTTTAAATCAATGGGTTAGATCTATAGCACACATGAGTTTGGTAAAGAAAACTAAGATAAATAAATATGATACACAATGAAATCGTTATGTACttatattaacattttaaaaatgTCATTTGATACTCATCTTTTTAACCCTACGATTGACTTCTACTCAACCATTGAGCAGTGACGAATGAATGTTCAGAAAATACATGAATGATTGAATTGGTCTAAGAAAACATGAGTGATTTAAAAGTGACACCCTAGCTAGcacaaataaaagggaaagaaaaagtttatttattgattACTATGATCCAACAGCAATTATAATtttacaaactttttaaatGCGCGTCGAAAAATCATTTGTCCTATTGAAACATCTTTGGGACCAGTCCTCTTGTCCTTTGGGACTGCATATTGCAGAGTTGGCCCAAATACACGTAGGAAGAAAACGAAATATTTTTAACTACTTTTTAGGGTTTGCTATAGTCGGTCCACCGTCGACATGAGCATTAAAAAGCTGATCCATTATTTCTCACAACGTTGGCTTTCAGCCTTCAGTTATTGCACGTTCTTCACAAATAATAACAGTCTTTGACACTTTGCCGACCTGCAAGAGTCATGATCAACTGTGTGATAAGATGAAAAACTTGAGTAATGGTGATTAACCACCACGTTCTTAAAAACATCAAGCTCTTGTATGTATTTTGGTCTAACACTCACTTAACTCCGTTCCGTCTAGAGGGGAAGCACCTGCGCGAGCTATGGTGGACGAAGTGAAGGCGAGAATATCGGCTCATTGATCTCATCTAGTGTGAGAGTTGCCTTAATCAGACAAGTTTGCCAAAATTTCTCTGAATCTAATTATTCACTTTAACTTGAAAGTGTCTTCATTTAGCAAAAGCAATCTTTTTCTTCGCTGACTGATTAAACTCTTTTCCAACCcgataatttttgttttcttttctcaaatGTTTTCCATAGTGAATTGAGCATATAGAGATGAAAGAAAAGTTATCGAGATTCTTATATGTGGAAGTTCTCTCATGGACTTCATATTTCTTACTTATTTCAAAagataagagaaaaaaaaatgctattGGCTTATTGCTCAACGAACGTACGATATCTGTCAACTTTAATGATTGGCCACAAGAAATACAAAAAGCAAAATCCGCGTAtcaaattgtaattttatttgagtaatgttaggagattaaatttgtagataaaaatTTGTAacctaaatgacatgaaagttgatgattgttGATAAACGTAACCATTTCTCATTAATGACAcgtcatttggtttgcaaattttgtctacaaatttaatttttctagcattactcttaaacacttttttttttcttttttttttcttttctgcttcCCAATAGAAGATAGATGTTGAAGGAAGAATTCATATTATCTCTCCACAGTTattcttcacatgcattttacATGCATAAAGCAACACTATATATATGATTTTCACTTAGCAATTTAACATGTGACAATTTTaaagtttctaattttttttcccatccAAATAAAAGATCATTGCTACTTGTAAGTGAAACATTTTAGATTCAACTCCCATAATGATAAATTCAATATCTAATTATTAAGGCTTAATCGAATTCATCCAATTCCACCCCATAACGTAAATATCATTGTATAAGAAAAATACTAGCCTATaatatttgtctaaaagtttGAACCTTATTTTGCATGAATAAATTGATATAGTAGTAGTACACTACACTCTAACTGACGTTCTGGGAAGAAGCAAAGGATGGTTTTCTTAGAGGACAAGACACTTGGTAGCCTTCCTCAACTAAAACTTtgtctttttagtttttttttttttctcatatctttttttctctttctaaaaAAGAATGAGTTAATTAAACGCGTATGTTGCTATCCCACTATAATCTCAGTTAATCACAGAAGGACAATGAAGGTTATCAGTCACAAATAATCGCAGTGGAGGTGGagacttttttgtttatttcttggAATATATGCTCATAAAGTGTGAAAAAAGCTGAGAGTTCTCAAGAAAGTAAGAGGTAGAGACGCCTTTGTAATGTTTGATCGATGTACCTTTTTAAGAAAATATCAATGGCCTCCTAGGTCGTAAGTGTAATCAGAAACCGACTTAAAATTGGGTTTTGGTGATGGTAGGGTTTTGTAGCTCAAGTGTTTAACAATATTCATTTTTGAATTCGAGCTAGGGCATCTGCTCGATTTCTCCTTCCAATAATGTTTATGTGTATATCAAAATAAATGAGAGTTTGGCGATGCGTGAGATGTTTTAATGCATATGGTATCTAATTAGAATCTGATTAGTTATTGCATCTGATGACATGAGAGGGTTGTCTTCTGAGCTGGTTTAAAGAGAGAGCATTTCGCCAACATATTCTGGTAAATGTGAAAAGACGAAAGTGATGGATCAAAAGATCGTTATAAaatgcagaagaaaaaaaaaaagttgcctCAGCCTTTTGCCATACCAACTGATATGATCCACGTATATGGGAATCTACTTTTAAATCCACTGGTTGTTGAATTTACAACATTCCCCTTGATCCACGATTTGTAAATTAGAACCCCACATGCCCATTTTCTAGCCCGTTTGTGCCTTTATTTGATATGTTGGTTGTTAAATTTTAGTTACTCTCATCTAGCAGATGTGGGTTAGACCAGTTGACTATGACACTTTATATGTTCGATTCACTCTTTCcgtaaattagagtagtttgGGATATCATTTGTAGccgaatataaaatattttcttacgTTCTGGACAAAGTTTGAGTACTAAACttaagaaagaaggaaaattgttcCTTCCAGATTATGATAAGAGATAAAATTATGAACCATTTTCAAATGCCGAGTTGGTTTTGATAATTAGTGACGATGGATGGCTATATCTAAGTATATGGATTGATGGGGACATCTGACATTGGTTTAGAATTTGAGACTAAATACTGTGTCAATTCAGATTGTTTAATCATCAGAAAAAATGACTGAACTTTCCCATAAACATAGCAGAAAATAAGgtaaacaaagagaaaaaaaaaatggctagACAATCTCTCTACTGACTACTGTTGTCATTTTAAGAGCAGAAGCAATGCAGCAGCGGAGATCTGGAACAAAAAGTATCGCAAACGAAACCAATCTTGAGCTCCAATATCCTGTAAGAAATGTGCATAAAGAAACCAGTGAGATAGAGGAAGAACTTCCAACAATATACGAATTCAGATACTAAAAACAATTTGATATATTAACAAAAACATAGCATTCCGAGTGGAGCGACTTATAGTTAATGGGGAGGTAAGAAAACTTGTACCTTTGAAGAAAAAAGCAACGAATTTGCAGACGATGAAACTGTGTGTTCATCCTCTAGGAAGAGAGAATCACTTACGGAGTCATCATCTCCGGATGAGGAAGTTCCGTGAAACCCAATATCATATGCAATGTTCCCATTAGCCTTGAACAGTCCATAATTTCTCTCAGAAGTTGGCCCCGTTTTCAAGTTCTCGTTCAACAAGGCAAAAACGTACGCCTTCACTACAATTTTTGGCCGGAGAGGGGTCCCTTTTCCCATTGCTAGCCGTTTGCGcaaattataattatatatctTCGCGTTGTTTGCTGTAGCTGCAGTTTCATTAGCATCTCCCTTTGAAGCCCACCCTGTCTCTGTAACAATAATTTCCATATTCTTAAACCCGGCATCCTCCAATGCTGCATAAGCTGCGTCAATCTGCGCTTCAAGAAGGTTATCATAATGAAGGTTAGTATTTGGATCGTAACTTCCCTTAGAATCCAGGAAAAGAGCATAGTTAAGATCAACATTCTTCGGATTAGCCATATAGACGAGGAACGGGTAAGCATTTAAACAGAAGGGAGACCCGATTTCTGAGAAGAACTCCAAAAGCGGCTTCATGTACTTCTTAACATTGTGATTAAACGTGCACGAAGAGGGAGGGTAGGAATTAGTAAAAACGGCCTCCGCGTGCGGAGTATAAATCTGAATGTCGGTTAATTTCAGCCTCTTTACTGCCTTGTAGATGTTTTTAGCTGCACCCAAAAGTGCTCCCCACAATTCAAACTCCGCCACACCTAATACTTCATTTCCCACGGAAATCCCACGTATTTGTGTCTCGGGAAGGAATGACTGCACATTGTCTTTAACCCAATTCACTGCATCGTCCTCATTGAGACTCATGTCTGGCAGCATTGCATTTGGAAGTGTTACCACTACTTCAAGTCCAGTCCCTCTGAAAGCGTTGAGAACATCGCGATCAGTATCGTATATCCTGACATTCTTTATCTTTGCTGCTTTGATAAGAGCAACAACGTTCTTAGGAGAAAGAAGGTTATCTCCAACTCTTCCATAATTTATTGCATACGTTCCAGTGAACGCTTGCACCGCAACAGAGTCTGAGAAAGAACACAGTCAACACCATCAACAATTGTTCATGTGGAAATGAAGCACAACGGCAACATACCAAAGCACCATATTTTACACTCAAATTAACATGACTATTTTCCCCAAGTCTCGAACGAGAAACAAAATTGCTcaggaataaaaaagaaagtctTCTTCTCTAAGGGCAAAAAAACTAACTTCTGATAAGTGATGACGAATAAGGAGACGAAAATTCTACCATGCATCAATGTATGCAATACATTGCACTGTGGGATCATTTAGACCATCAGATATGATGGTTTCATCTAAAACTTTTAAATCTAACCATCTAGTTGATCAACGTATTGCATTCACTCTAAATGATCACAAAGATACACACTATTGCGCCAAGATTTCAGAGAGACGAGCCACGGCCCACTACTAACCACAACGATATTGTCCATAAATCAGTTAAATATACTGTTCTATAACAATCCAATTCATCAAACTCAAGCAGAAAACAGTCTTAAACTCAAAACTCAACTCCACAAATCAATTCAAAACCAACCACCTACGAGAAAATCAAAAATAGAA is from Pyrus communis chromosome 10, drPyrComm1.1, whole genome shotgun sequence and encodes:
- the LOC137746427 gene encoding glucan endo-1,3-beta-glucosidase 14-like, whose translation is MSLMEPPRKKKHCIQQVFVLVGFPLCVVLRLNLCRMLNMGSFWFFVQFGHLFLVLFLLIDSVAVQAFTGTYAINYGRVGDNLLSPKNVVALIKAAKIKNVRIYDTDRDVLNAFRGTGLEVVVTLPNAMLPDMSLNEDDAVNWVKDNVQSFLPETQIRGISVGNEVLGVAEFELWGALLGAAKNIYKAVKRLKLTDIQIYTPHAEAVFTNSYPPSSCTFNHNVKKYMKPLLEFFSEIGSPFCLNAYPFLVYMANPKNVDLNYALFLDSKGSYDPNTNLHYDNLLEAQIDAAYAALEDAGFKNMEIIVTETGWASKGDANETAATANNAKIYNYNLRKRLAMGKGTPLRPKIVVKAYVFALLNENLKTGPTSERNYGLFKANGNIAYDIGFHGTSSSGDDDSVSDSLFLEDEHTVSSSANSLLFSSKDIGAQDWFRLRYFLFQISAAALLLLLK
- the LOC137747074 gene encoding glucan endo-1,3-beta-glucosidase 14-like codes for the protein MKSFCIFARLFLIFLVFFPPIASVAVQAFTGAYGINYGRIADNIPSPDKVATLLRAAKIKNVRIYDADHSVLKAFSGTGLELVVGLPNGYLKDMSANEDHAMDWVKENVQAFLPETHIRGIAVGNEVLGGGDYELWAALLGTVKNIYNATKKLGLTDVVQITTAHSQAVFANSYPPSSCIFKDTVKQQYMKPLLEFFSEIGSPFCLNAYPFLAYMSDPENIDINYALFQKTQGISDPKTDLHYDNMLDAQIDAAYAALEDAGFKKMEVIVTETGWASHGGDNEAAATVNNARTYNYNLRKRLAKKKGTPMRPKFVVKAYIFALFNENLKTGATSERNFGLFKPDGTIAYDIGYHGLVSSSADSLLLSSKHVGAQGWSRLQFLILSISSASLLLVLK